The following DNA comes from Bradyrhizobium sp. SK17.
ATGGCCTCGCTGCGGGTGATGATGTCGGAGAAAGTCAGCCGGCCCTCGCGGCTGTGGCGGATCCGCTGCAATTCGCCCTTGAGCGCCGAGGCGTTGAGGACGTTGCGCAGGGACACCTGTAGCCGCTCGAAGCCGACCGGCTTGACGACGAAGTCCTGGGCGCCGGCGCGCATCGCCGAGACCACATTGTCGATCCCGCCATGCGCGGTCTGCACGATGACCGGGACGTTCAAACCAGCTTCACGAATTTTTGCGAGGACTCCGAGACCGTCGAGGCCCGGCATCACGAGGTCGAGCACGACGGCATCGATCGCCTGCGTCTCGGTTGCGGTCAGGGCCGCTATCGCCGCGTCGCCACTGTCCACGACGAGGGGCTCATAGCCGCACTTCTGCACCATGTTTTCAACCAAACGGCGCTGTACCGCGTCGTCATCGGCGATCAAAATGGTGGCAGCCATGGTTTTCCCCGCACGCTACGATTATTTGTCTCGAATCGGGGCAATGTCGCCGATGCCGATTAACGCACTCTTAAACCTTGCCATCCCGCCGTCATTCCGCAGCCGCCGTCCTTCCGACTGAAGTAAGGTTTCGAACCAGATGACCTCGCGCTCCAAATCCGCTCCGAACAAATCCGCTCTCAGCAAGGCCGCTCTCCGCAAGGAATCCGCGCTGCGCAAGACGGCCGCGCAACGCAAATCTTCAGGTGGCCCGGCGGCGAAGAAGGCCGCCGGCAAGACAGGCAAGCTCCCGGAATGGAATCTGGCAGATCTCTACTCCGGGATCGACGCGCCGGAAGTCGCACGCGATTTGCAGAAAATGGACGCCGATTGCGTCGCGTTTGAGACCGACTACAAGGGCAAACTGGCCGAAAATACCGCTCGCGATGGCGGCGGAAAGTGGCTCGCCGAGGCGGTCAGGCGCTACGAGGCGATCGACGACCTGGCCGGCAGGCTCGGCTCCTATGCCGGCCTCGTTCATGCCGGCGACAGCGTCGATCCCGCGATCTCGAAATTCTATGGCGACGTCTCCGAGCGGCTGACGGCGGCGTCGGTGCACCTCTTGTTCTTCGCGCTGGAGCTCAACCGCGTCGACGACGACGTGATCGAGCGCGCGATGGCCGAACCCACGCTCGGCCATTACCGGCCGTGGATCGAGGATCTGCGCAAGGACAAGCCGTACCAGCTCGAGGATCGCGTCGAGCAGCTGTTCCACGAAAAGGCGCAGAGCGGCTATGCCGCCTGGAACCGGCTGTTCGACCAGACCATCTCGGCCCTGCGCTTCAGGGTCGTGGGCAAGGAGCTCGCGATCGAGCCGACCCTGAACCTGTTGCAGGACAAGGCGGGGGAGAAGCGCAAGGCTGCGGCGCAGGCGCTCGCCAAGACCTTCAAGGACAATGAGCGCAGCTTTGCGCTGATCACCAACACGCTCGCCAAGGACAAGGAAATCTCCGACCGCTGGCGCGGCTTCCAGGATGTCGCGGACTCCCGCCATCTCAACAACCGGGTCGAGCGCGAGGTGGTCGATGCGCTGGTCGCCTCGGTGCGCGCCGCCTATCCCAAGCTGTCGCACCGCTATTACGCGCTGAAGGCCGGCTGGTTCAAAAAGAAGAAGCTGCCGCATTGGGACCGCAACGCGCCGCTGCCGTTCGCGGCGACCGGCACGATCGACTGGCCCGAGGCGCGCAACATGGTGCTGTCGGCCTATCGCGGCTTCTCACCCCGGATGGCCGAGATCGCGGAGCGCTTCTTCGTCGATCGCTGGATCGACGCGCCGGTCCGTCCCGGCAAGGCGCCCGGCGCGTTTTCGCATCCGACCACGCCGTCGGCGCATCCCTATGTGCTGATGAACTACCAGGGCAAGCCGCGCGACGTGATGACGCTGGCGCACGAGCTCGGCCACGGCGTGCATCAGGTGCTGGCGGCGAAGAACGGCGCGTTGATGGCGCCGACGCCGCTGACGCTGGCGGAAACCGCGAGCGTGTTCGGCGAGATGCTGACCTTCAAGCGGCTATTGTCGCAGACCAAGAACGCCAAGCAGCGCCAGGCGCTGCTCGCGGGCAAGGTCGAGGACATGATCAACACCGTGGTGCGGCAGATCGCGTTCTATTCATTCGAGCGCGCGGTTCATACCGAGCGCAAGAACGGCGAGCTCACCGCCGAGCGGATCGGCGAGCTTTGGCTCAGCGTGCAGGGCGAGAGCCTGGGGCCGGCGATCGAGATCAAGCCGGGCTACGAGACGTTCTGGATGTATATCCCGCACTTCATCCACTCGCCGTTCTACGTCTACGCCTATGCGTTTGGCGACTGCCTGGTGAACTCGCTCTACGCGGTCTATGAGCACGCTTCGGAAGGATTCGCCGAGCGCTATCTCGACATGCTCGCGGCCGGCGGCACCAAGCACTATTCCGAGCTGCTGAAGCCGTTCGGGCTCGACGCCAAGGACCCGAAATTCTGGGACGGCGGCCTGTCCGTCATCGCCGGCATGATCGACGAGCTGGAGGAGATGGGCTGAGGCCCATCGGTATTCCGCGACAGCACGGCCGGGCCGGTGGACGCGCGGTCCAGATCAGGTTTCGTTCGGCTTTTTTGCGCCGGACGGCATGATCGTTCCATGACACCCGCGTTCGGGAGGTCGATCCTGCCCCGGCGCGGTGCGCCTGCGTCGTCGGACCGCTGCATCGGGGACAATTGATGCGCCGGATCACCCGATCGGGACCGCGCCGTTGCCCTGCCAACCCGTTTGCGGTAATGGCTCGCGGAACGCGAATTTCTGACTGGGGACAGCGATGGCAGACCATAGCGAAGTGGCCTACACGACCGCCGACGGCAACGATTACGTGGCGCACGAGCAGACCTATGAAGGGTTTATCAAGCTCGTCAAATACGGCAGCATCGCCGTTGCCATCATCCTCATCCTGATGGCCTACTTCCTGGTCTGATCCCCTAGAGGTCGGCTTGCCGCATCGCCGTCCTGCGGCGGTGTGGAATTCCTGTCGAACCCGGCTGCAAAAACCGGGGTATCCAATCTGGCGAAAATAACGCTAGTTTGAAGACGCGTGCGCCGCTCGCGCCGCCGGAGGGCCCATGAAGATTGCCGTAGCGAAGGAAATCGATCCGTCGGAGCCGCGGGTTGCGGCCTCGCCGGACACCGTGAAGAAGTTCAAGGCGCTGGGCGCCGAGGTCGCGGTCGAGCCGGGGGCGGGGATCAAGTCGGGGCTGCCCGATTCGGAGTTCACGGCCGTGGGCGCCACCGTCAGCGCCGATGCGCTGAAGGACGCCGACATCATCATCAAGGTGAAGCGGCCGGAAGCCACCGAGCTGTCGCAGTACAAGCGCGGCGCGCTGGTGATC
Coding sequences within:
- a CDS encoding aa3-type cytochrome c oxidase subunit IV — its product is MADHSEVAYTTADGNDYVAHEQTYEGFIKLVKYGSIAVAIILILMAYFLV
- a CDS encoding M3 family oligoendopeptidase: MTSRSKSAPNKSALSKAALRKESALRKTAAQRKSSGGPAAKKAAGKTGKLPEWNLADLYSGIDAPEVARDLQKMDADCVAFETDYKGKLAENTARDGGGKWLAEAVRRYEAIDDLAGRLGSYAGLVHAGDSVDPAISKFYGDVSERLTAASVHLLFFALELNRVDDDVIERAMAEPTLGHYRPWIEDLRKDKPYQLEDRVEQLFHEKAQSGYAAWNRLFDQTISALRFRVVGKELAIEPTLNLLQDKAGEKRKAAAQALAKTFKDNERSFALITNTLAKDKEISDRWRGFQDVADSRHLNNRVEREVVDALVASVRAAYPKLSHRYYALKAGWFKKKKLPHWDRNAPLPFAATGTIDWPEARNMVLSAYRGFSPRMAEIAERFFVDRWIDAPVRPGKAPGAFSHPTTPSAHPYVLMNYQGKPRDVMTLAHELGHGVHQVLAAKNGALMAPTPLTLAETASVFGEMLTFKRLLSQTKNAKQRQALLAGKVEDMINTVVRQIAFYSFERAVHTERKNGELTAERIGELWLSVQGESLGPAIEIKPGYETFWMYIPHFIHSPFYVYAYAFGDCLVNSLYAVYEHASEGFAERYLDMLAAGGTKHYSELLKPFGLDAKDPKFWDGGLSVIAGMIDELEEMG